A single window of Intrasporangium calvum DSM 43043 DNA harbors:
- a CDS encoding MBL fold metallo-hydrolase, translating to MRFTQYYLDCLSQASYLVADDTTGQAVIVDPRRDVAEYLADAREHGLSIVGIINTHFHADFLSGHLELARETGAWIGYGAAAQAEFEIRPLEDGERISLGDVTLEIMSTPGHTPESISVLVHEHADDEVAYGVLTGDALFIGDVGRPDLLASVGVTAEELGRMLYGSVQNKLMGLPDEVRVFPAHGAGSACGKNLSTEKQSTIGEQRRFNYACQPMSEEAFLDVVTEGQSAAPAYFVYNATLNKAERSVRDTDATIPPLTDEQVDAALAAGAILVDARDQQEFAAGHLKGSISIPTDGRLAETVGTVLDPTQQFVILASDEEAQETAVRFHRIGFDQVLGHVADPERYLLAREERVERSSRLTVTQVEEICEVDDVQLIDIRNVGELAGGTIPGAVHLPLAELPGRIDELDPQRPVVLYCAGGWRSNVGASLLRARGFTDVSDVVGGYNAWALTHALAS from the coding sequence ATGCGGTTCACCCAGTACTACCTCGACTGCCTCTCCCAGGCGTCCTACCTCGTCGCCGATGACACGACCGGCCAAGCCGTCATCGTCGACCCGCGCCGCGACGTCGCCGAGTACCTGGCGGACGCACGTGAGCACGGACTGTCCATCGTCGGGATCATCAACACCCACTTCCACGCCGACTTCCTCTCCGGGCACCTCGAGCTCGCCCGGGAGACGGGCGCGTGGATCGGCTACGGCGCCGCGGCGCAGGCCGAGTTCGAGATCCGTCCGCTCGAGGACGGCGAGCGGATCAGCCTCGGCGACGTCACGCTCGAGATCATGTCGACCCCCGGGCACACTCCCGAGTCGATCAGCGTCCTCGTCCACGAGCACGCCGACGACGAGGTCGCCTATGGCGTCCTGACCGGCGACGCCCTCTTCATCGGCGATGTCGGCCGCCCCGACCTGCTCGCGTCCGTGGGAGTCACCGCCGAGGAGCTCGGCCGGATGCTCTACGGCTCGGTCCAGAACAAGCTCATGGGCCTGCCCGACGAGGTCCGCGTCTTCCCCGCCCACGGTGCCGGGTCCGCATGTGGCAAGAACCTCTCGACGGAGAAGCAGTCCACCATCGGCGAGCAGCGCCGGTTCAACTACGCCTGCCAGCCGATGAGCGAGGAGGCGTTCCTCGACGTGGTCACCGAGGGCCAGTCCGCGGCGCCCGCCTACTTCGTCTACAACGCGACGCTCAACAAGGCCGAGCGCTCCGTCCGCGACACCGACGCGACGATCCCGCCGCTCACCGACGAGCAGGTCGACGCGGCGCTCGCCGCCGGCGCGATCCTCGTCGACGCCCGCGACCAGCAGGAGTTCGCCGCCGGGCACCTCAAGGGATCCATCAGCATCCCCACCGACGGCCGCCTCGCCGAGACGGTCGGCACCGTCCTCGACCCGACGCAGCAGTTCGTCATCCTGGCCTCGGACGAGGAGGCCCAGGAGACCGCGGTCCGCTTCCACCGGATCGGCTTCGACCAGGTCCTCGGCCACGTCGCCGACCCGGAGCGCTACCTGCTCGCCCGGGAGGAGCGGGTCGAGCGTTCGAGCCGCCTGACCGTCACGCAGGTCGAGGAGATCTGCGAGGTCGACGACGTCCAGCTGATCGACATCCGCAACGTCGGCGAGCTCGCGGGCGGCACCATCCCCGGCGCGGTCCACCTGCCGCTGGCCGAGCTGCCCGGCCGCATCGACGAGCTGGACCCGCAGCGGCCGGTCGTCCTCTACTGCGCGGGCGGCTGGCGGAGCAACGTCGGGGCGAGCCTGCTGCGCGCCAGGGGGTTCACGGACGTCTCCGACGTCGTGGGCGGCTACAACGCCTGGGCGCTGACGCACGCGCTGGCCTCCTGA
- a CDS encoding ferritin-like domain-containing protein, translating into MSRTWKTRAMAAAGAMLVTAAGVQGVAQALGSAPEAAATSVATATSVDATVAKDLQFTREEERMARDLYTALAATYDQAVPFSHIKLSEQRHFDAVGALLTRYGVSDPSAGKAAGTYAYPELQKLYDGWLAQGNASLDSAYDVGIALEKRDVADLKKIAAGTKDDTAKTLFTRLGTASEQHLAAFEAAAAGELPAVGSGGGWLGGRQGNGQMGGMTDRADGSRMGPGAGTGQSGRMGPGAGPGTGDCPMADDDQS; encoded by the coding sequence ATGTCGAGGACATGGAAGACCAGGGCAATGGCGGCAGCGGGCGCGATGCTCGTGACGGCCGCCGGGGTGCAAGGCGTCGCCCAGGCATTGGGCAGCGCGCCCGAAGCCGCCGCGACGAGCGTCGCGACGGCCACGTCGGTCGACGCCACCGTGGCGAAGGACCTGCAGTTCACCCGGGAGGAGGAGCGGATGGCCCGCGACCTCTACACGGCACTGGCCGCCACGTATGACCAGGCCGTCCCGTTCAGCCACATCAAGCTGAGCGAGCAGCGGCACTTCGACGCCGTGGGCGCCCTCCTGACTCGCTACGGGGTGAGCGACCCGTCGGCCGGCAAGGCGGCCGGCACGTACGCCTACCCGGAGCTGCAGAAGCTCTACGACGGCTGGCTGGCGCAGGGCAACGCGTCCCTCGACTCGGCCTACGACGTCGGGATCGCCCTCGAGAAGCGTGACGTCGCCGACCTGAAGAAGATCGCCGCGGGCACGAAGGACGACACCGCGAAGACTCTCTTCACCCGGCTCGGGACGGCCTCCGAGCAGCACCTGGCCGCGTTCGAGGCGGCAGCCGCAGGCGAGCTGCCTGCCGTCGGGTCCGGTGGCGGCTGGCTGGGCGGTCGACAGGGCAACGGGCAGATGGGCGGAATGACGGACCGTGCTGACGGCTCACGGATGGGCCCCGGAGCCGGCACGGGCCAGAGCGGCCGAATGGGTCCCGGGGCGGGCCCGGGGACGGGTGACTGCCCCATGGCCGACGACGACCAAAGCTGA
- a CDS encoding carbon-nitrogen hydrolase family protein — protein sequence MRAFIAAAIQVAPAPGPLTKESISDNLDRCVDFTRRCVDATGAELVVLPESATTGFTPGCSTEELWDLVTELPGAMIEPIQQVARDTGAHVCIGTYERGLERGIVHNASVLIDPAGDLLGVYRKTHPFCTEAVDGGGWVTPGSSVTVCDTDLGRIGMIICFDGDYPELSRIQAVQGAEVICRPSALLRSADIWDLTSRARAYDNHVYVIGANATGIDPAGVLYFGNSHIVTPIGHVVARAASHESWISARLDPAEALASLTPGSSVGQGFDHLRDRNLDLIRGHRDELERPASSSFWHDPARRGNDG from the coding sequence ATGCGCGCGTTCATCGCTGCTGCGATCCAGGTCGCCCCCGCTCCGGGACCGCTGACGAAGGAGTCGATCAGCGACAACCTCGACCGGTGCGTCGACTTCACCCGCCGGTGCGTCGATGCCACGGGCGCCGAGCTCGTCGTGCTCCCCGAGTCGGCGACCACCGGGTTCACCCCGGGCTGCTCCACGGAGGAGCTCTGGGATCTCGTGACGGAGCTCCCCGGAGCGATGATCGAGCCGATCCAGCAGGTCGCCCGGGACACCGGCGCGCACGTGTGCATCGGCACGTACGAGCGAGGGCTGGAGCGCGGGATCGTCCACAACGCGTCGGTGCTCATCGACCCGGCGGGCGACCTGCTCGGGGTCTACCGCAAGACGCACCCGTTCTGCACCGAGGCGGTCGACGGGGGCGGCTGGGTGACGCCCGGCTCGTCCGTGACCGTGTGCGACACCGACCTGGGCCGGATCGGGATGATCATCTGCTTCGACGGCGACTACCCCGAGCTGTCGCGGATCCAGGCGGTCCAGGGCGCGGAGGTCATCTGCCGGCCCTCGGCCCTGCTGCGCTCGGCCGACATCTGGGACCTCACCTCCCGAGCCCGCGCCTACGACAACCACGTCTACGTCATCGGCGCCAACGCGACCGGGATCGACCCGGCCGGGGTCCTCTACTTCGGCAACTCCCACATCGTGACCCCGATCGGGCACGTCGTCGCCAGGGCGGCGAGCCACGAGAGCTGGATCTCCGCGCGGCTGGACCCGGCCGAGGCACTCGCGTCGCTCACCCCCGGCTCGAGCGTCGGCCAGGGCTTCGACCACCTGAGGGACCGCAACCTCGACCTCATCCGCGGCCACCGGGACGAGCTGGAGCGCCCGGCGTCGAGCTCGTTCTGGCACGACCCGGCGCGGCGCGGCAACGACGGCTGA
- a CDS encoding sensor histidine kinase, protein MNRLAVRLVLSHVLVAVIGAAATYVIVREIAPPFFDENMRTSGMGAAGHGQGQAAGTFRTEFVDAVNQALIIGALVGAVAAALFGVFAARRVIRPLGTVRAATRQMARGRYDVPVPVPHETELAELATDVNTLGRGLADTEARRVRLLGEVGHEMRTPLTVIDGYVEGMIDGVLPSTPEQLGNVSEEVRRLRRLSEDLSMLSRAEEGRLGLSRQQVDVASVVRAAAERLRPQAEDSGLSLVVDVGAVELRALADPDRLARVVTNLVGNAIRATGPGGELHVACRREGDVAVVEVTDNGEGLEEGELERVFERFYRVSGRRVGEHDTGSGIGLTIARGIVREHGGDLTASSAGAGHGATFIARLPLAG, encoded by the coding sequence ATGAACCGTCTCGCCGTCCGACTGGTCCTGTCCCACGTGCTGGTCGCGGTCATCGGCGCCGCGGCCACGTACGTCATCGTCCGGGAGATCGCACCGCCGTTCTTCGACGAGAACATGCGCACGAGCGGGATGGGTGCGGCCGGGCACGGCCAGGGGCAGGCGGCCGGCACCTTCCGGACAGAGTTCGTCGACGCGGTCAACCAGGCGCTCATCATCGGGGCTCTGGTGGGTGCCGTCGCCGCAGCGCTCTTCGGTGTCTTCGCTGCTCGCCGCGTCATCCGTCCGCTCGGCACCGTGCGTGCGGCCACGCGCCAGATGGCCCGGGGCCGGTATGACGTGCCCGTCCCGGTTCCCCACGAGACCGAGCTCGCCGAGCTCGCCACGGACGTCAACACCCTGGGTCGGGGCCTGGCGGACACCGAGGCGCGTCGGGTTCGGCTCCTCGGCGAGGTGGGGCACGAGATGCGCACACCCCTCACCGTGATCGACGGCTACGTCGAGGGGATGATCGACGGCGTCCTGCCGTCCACCCCGGAGCAGCTCGGCAACGTGAGCGAGGAGGTGCGTCGCCTGCGTCGCCTGTCGGAGGACCTCTCGATGCTGTCCAGGGCCGAGGAGGGGCGACTGGGCCTGTCTCGCCAGCAGGTCGACGTGGCGTCGGTGGTGCGGGCCGCCGCCGAGCGGCTGCGGCCCCAGGCCGAGGACTCGGGACTGTCCCTCGTCGTCGACGTCGGTGCTGTGGAGCTGAGGGCGCTCGCGGACCCGGACCGCCTTGCCCGGGTCGTCACCAACCTCGTGGGCAATGCGATCCGGGCCACTGGCCCCGGAGGCGAGCTCCACGTGGCCTGTCGGCGCGAGGGCGACGTGGCAGTGGTCGAGGTGACCGACAACGGGGAGGGGCTGGAGGAGGGAGAGCTCGAGAGGGTCTTCGAGCGCTTCTACCGCGTTTCGGGCCGCCGGGTCGGCGAGCACGACACGGGGTCAGGCATCGGGCTCACCATCGCGCGCGGCATCGTCCGTGAGCACGGCGGCGACCTGACGGCGTCCTCGGCCGGGGCTGGTCACGGTGCCACGTTCATCGCTCGCCTGCCCTTGGCGGGGTAG
- a CDS encoding hydantoinase/oxoprolinase family protein: protein MTSRRIRVGIDTGGTFTDVVALDESSGELVTTKTPSTPSNPADGFITGLRKVLGMMGATGEDVSAVSHGTTVATNRLLEGKVERLGFITTEGYEFILEIARQAVPDGYGNSYFWVKPPRIVAADHVRTVGGRVDFEGTEIRPFDEASAVAAACWFRDRGIGTIGVCFLHSYANDSHERAMREVLRREHPEAVVSISSEVLREYREYERSMTTLVDAAVKPSVSRYVANIHQRLDQFTGGSPIAFHVMKSNGGVLSADEVVNQPITTVLSGPAAGALGAGLIAREAGFSKVLTCDGGGTSTDVSVVLDGEPTLTTEGTVGAYPSKIPMIDVVTVGAGGGSIAWISPEGTLKVGPQSAGAEPGPLCYAKGGTEPTITDAHVVLGRIPPHLLGGEIPLEVDAARAGVEALATRLGLDVEQCATGILEISAWNQANALRQVSVKRGLDVRDFMLTTFGGSGSLLACRLVDILGLAGAVVPQNPGNVSAFGLLTVDVKNDYVQTAVARHANLDHAAVQKTFDELTVRAANALDAEGFPRDAHRYTRTVDLRYFGQAYEVRVPAPAGTIDEPYAADVASRFHAAHRATYGYDFRHDPTQQVEWVNLRVTGIGPITRPELREIRSAAGEPALEGRALKSRRPVCFDAAEGYVDTGVWWRPDLRAGDTIEGPAIIEEFGSTVPVHPGFRVRVDSLGNLVITRGA from the coding sequence ATGACGTCGCGACGGATCAGGGTCGGCATCGACACCGGGGGTACGTTCACCGATGTCGTCGCGCTCGACGAGTCGTCCGGCGAGCTGGTCACGACGAAGACACCGTCCACCCCCAGCAACCCGGCCGACGGCTTCATCACCGGCCTGCGCAAGGTGCTCGGGATGATGGGCGCGACCGGCGAGGACGTCTCAGCGGTCTCGCACGGCACCACGGTCGCGACGAACCGGCTCCTCGAGGGCAAGGTCGAGCGGCTGGGGTTCATCACGACCGAGGGCTACGAGTTCATCCTCGAGATCGCGCGCCAGGCGGTGCCCGACGGCTACGGGAACTCCTACTTCTGGGTCAAGCCGCCCCGCATCGTCGCCGCCGACCACGTCCGGACCGTGGGAGGACGGGTCGACTTCGAGGGCACCGAGATCCGGCCGTTCGACGAGGCGAGCGCCGTCGCGGCGGCCTGCTGGTTCCGCGACCGGGGCATCGGGACGATCGGCGTCTGCTTCCTGCACTCGTACGCCAACGACAGCCACGAGCGGGCGATGCGCGAGGTCCTGCGCCGCGAGCATCCCGAGGCCGTCGTGTCGATCAGCTCCGAGGTGCTGCGGGAGTATCGCGAGTACGAGCGGTCGATGACGACGCTCGTCGACGCGGCGGTCAAGCCCAGCGTGTCCCGCTACGTCGCCAACATCCACCAGCGACTGGACCAGTTCACAGGCGGATCCCCCATCGCGTTCCATGTCATGAAGAGCAATGGCGGGGTGCTCTCGGCCGACGAGGTGGTCAACCAGCCGATCACCACCGTCCTGTCCGGTCCGGCGGCGGGCGCCCTCGGGGCGGGCCTCATCGCCAGGGAGGCCGGCTTCAGCAAGGTCCTCACGTGCGACGGCGGGGGCACGTCCACCGACGTCTCGGTGGTCCTCGACGGCGAGCCGACCCTGACGACCGAGGGCACCGTGGGCGCCTACCCGAGCAAGATCCCGATGATCGACGTCGTCACCGTCGGCGCCGGTGGCGGCTCCATCGCGTGGATCTCCCCCGAGGGCACGCTCAAGGTGGGCCCCCAGTCAGCCGGCGCCGAGCCCGGGCCCCTCTGCTACGCCAAGGGCGGCACGGAGCCGACGATCACGGACGCTCACGTCGTCCTCGGTCGCATCCCGCCGCACCTGCTCGGCGGCGAGATCCCCCTGGAGGTCGACGCAGCCCGCGCAGGGGTCGAGGCACTGGCCACGCGCCTGGGGCTCGACGTCGAGCAGTGCGCGACCGGCATCCTCGAGATCTCCGCGTGGAACCAGGCCAACGCGTTGCGGCAGGTCAGCGTCAAGCGCGGCCTCGACGTGCGTGACTTCATGCTCACGACCTTCGGCGGCTCCGGCTCGCTCCTCGCCTGCCGCCTCGTCGACATCCTCGGCCTCGCCGGTGCCGTCGTCCCCCAGAACCCGGGCAACGTCTCCGCGTTCGGCCTGCTCACCGTGGACGTCAAGAACGACTACGTCCAGACCGCCGTGGCCCGCCACGCGAACCTCGACCACGCCGCCGTGCAGAAGACGTTCGACGAGCTCACCGTTCGCGCTGCCAACGCCCTTGACGCTGAGGGCTTCCCTCGCGACGCGCACCGCTACACGCGAACCGTCGACCTGCGGTACTTCGGTCAGGCCTACGAGGTACGCGTGCCAGCCCCGGCCGGCACGATCGACGAGCCGTATGCCGCTGACGTCGCCTCCCGCTTCCACGCTGCGCACCGCGCGACGTACGGTTACGACTTCCGTCACGACCCCACCCAGCAGGTCGAGTGGGTCAACCTCCGCGTCACTGGGATCGGCCCGATCACCCGGCCCGAGCTGCGCGAGATCCGCTCGGCTGCAGGTGAGCCCGCGCTCGAGGGCCGCGCCCTCAAGAGCCGCCGCCCCGTCTGTTTCGATGCCGCCGAGGGCTACGTCGACACCGGGGTGTGGTGGCGGCCAGACCTGCGCGCCGGCGACACGATCGAGGGTCCGGCCATCATCGAGGAGTTCGGCTCGACCGTCCCGGTCCACCCCGGCTTCAGGGTCCGTGTCGACTCGCTCGGCAACCTCGTCATCACCAGAGGAGCCTGA
- a CDS encoding response regulator transcription factor, with protein MARHVLVVDDEAQIRTVLRAYLEADGFVVSEAGTGGEALRQMTTANGQRPDLALLDVGLPDLDGLEVLRRVRAQSDLFVILVTARSEEVDKLVGLGIGADDYITKPFSPREVVARVKTVLRRRHEAGAPDVGPDVDPATVANILRFEGLTIDEDRREVTTASDPVTLSTLEFDLLVAFAEAPGRVFSRAQLLEKVWGYDFYGDERVIDVHIRSLRKALADDASSPRVIGTVRGVGYKFLLERQGPAR; from the coding sequence GTGGCTCGTCATGTTCTCGTCGTCGACGACGAGGCCCAGATCCGAACCGTGCTCCGGGCCTATCTCGAGGCGGATGGCTTCGTCGTCTCGGAGGCCGGCACCGGCGGCGAGGCCTTGCGCCAGATGACCACGGCCAACGGCCAGCGCCCCGACCTCGCGCTCCTCGACGTGGGGCTACCGGACCTGGATGGTCTCGAGGTGCTGCGCAGGGTCCGGGCGCAGTCGGACCTCTTCGTCATCCTCGTGACCGCCCGGTCCGAGGAGGTCGACAAGCTGGTCGGCCTCGGGATCGGGGCCGATGACTACATCACCAAGCCCTTCAGCCCCCGTGAGGTCGTCGCCCGGGTGAAGACCGTCCTGCGCCGCAGGCATGAGGCCGGGGCCCCAGACGTGGGCCCGGACGTGGACCCGGCGACGGTGGCCAACATCCTGCGCTTCGAGGGCCTGACCATCGACGAGGACCGGCGCGAGGTGACGACCGCCTCCGATCCCGTCACCCTCTCGACCCTCGAGTTCGACCTGCTGGTGGCATTCGCGGAGGCGCCTGGGCGAGTCTTCTCCAGGGCCCAGCTGCTGGAGAAGGTCTGGGGCTACGACTTCTACGGCGACGAGAGAGTGATCGACGTGCACATCCGCAGCCTGCGCAAGGCACTTGCCGACGACGCATCCTCCCCGCGGGTCATCGGCACGGTTCGGGGGGTCGGCTACAAGTTCCTCCTCGAGCGGCAGGGGCCGGCACGATGA
- a CDS encoding SRPBCC family protein: MKITGTASLSADPLHVWDAIHDPAVLARALPGCQRLVEVGPNHYAMTVSAGVAAIKGTYDGEVRLLNPQHPESFTMKASGSGAPGTVAADVDVRVAQSEDGGTLVSYDADATVGGPIGGVGQRMLSGVTKKMAGQFFAALDAEIAGVPPELRAQFPAAAALGSGAAAGAGAGEPTPPGAGAPSGAEPSGIRPAGAVYAGKSTTSAESTRIKDFVLGTFTGAGIAFVGVLIGWAIGRG, translated from the coding sequence ATGAAGATCACCGGCACCGCCTCCCTCTCCGCCGACCCGCTGCACGTCTGGGACGCCATCCACGACCCAGCCGTCCTCGCCCGAGCGCTCCCCGGCTGCCAGCGCCTCGTCGAGGTGGGGCCCAACCACTACGCGATGACGGTCAGCGCGGGCGTCGCGGCCATCAAGGGCACGTACGACGGCGAGGTTCGTCTGCTCAATCCGCAGCACCCCGAGTCGTTCACGATGAAGGCATCGGGGTCGGGAGCCCCGGGCACCGTCGCCGCCGATGTGGACGTCCGGGTCGCCCAGAGCGAGGACGGCGGCACCCTGGTCAGCTACGACGCCGACGCGACCGTCGGCGGCCCGATCGGCGGCGTCGGCCAGCGCATGCTGTCGGGGGTGACGAAGAAGATGGCCGGCCAGTTCTTCGCCGCCCTCGACGCCGAGATCGCCGGGGTCCCTCCCGAGCTCCGTGCCCAGTTCCCCGCCGCGGCCGCGCTTGGCTCGGGTGCTGCTGCGGGAGCGGGTGCCGGGGAGCCCACCCCGCCGGGAGCCGGCGCACCGAGCGGGGCCGAGCCCAGCGGCATACGGCCTGCTGGGGCGGTCTATGCGGGGAAGTCGACGACGAGCGCCGAGTCGACCCGGATCAAGGACTTCGTCCTGGGCACGTTCACCGGCGCGGGGATCGCGTTCGTCGGCGTCCTCATCGGCTGGGCCATCGGGAGGGGATGA
- a CDS encoding hydantoinase B/oxoprolinase family protein has product MCLSCQAAVTKLAPQDGAASSGSQPSGIRPESVNPAGLPTSYEHGNRLTPAGTPVDPILVEIVEGTLASVEMEVETAISRTSRSPMIRDAHDFRAGIHDRQLRKLTGRSYSALVHPIVRDFPIDEMREGDVFFHNDVYESEGGIGHLPDLCVTVPVFSGGEVVAFVQAFGHHDDIGGAVPGSMPSNARSVFEEGLSVPPIRLWDAGVPNQAALRIMTRNSRMPDSLAADLDAECSACLMGARRLSELFERYGRGTVEAAFDAILDKTTETYRREILSKIPDGTYIWEDYAEHDGVDEPQLHTQRITLTKTSEDGGKILIDFTGTGPQAKGPINHCGDYVGGNFLKKWLAPILRNLADTPERMAELDVNEGVVPLIEMRFPPKGTLLTPIYPAPTNARTFVILRLLGVLAGVVAKAVDGRMPADQETIRYTGVYGKDRDGNDYLMREVLGGGSGGRYYADGEDTIHVVPDSRNLPTEFTESRFHFVVERLGLAVDSGGAGRHRGGLGYEKHIRMLRDASFMSIADRSILACWGVKGGKAGRPFEVTVDVGGPTERVVDALANDEPVLAGQTIRIRTTGGGGWGDPLERPYAEVERDLRWGKVSFAGARADYGVVASGDKDALVIDAAASDALRAELRAARDADPQPFFDRGPGYARLAAGARAAECDWL; this is encoded by the coding sequence ATGTGTCTCTCCTGCCAGGCCGCCGTCACCAAGCTCGCCCCCCAGGACGGGGCGGCCTCCAGCGGAAGCCAGCCCAGCGGCATACGGCCGGAGTCCGTGAACCCGGCCGGGCTGCCGACGTCCTATGAGCACGGCAACCGCCTGACCCCGGCGGGGACCCCGGTCGACCCGATCCTCGTCGAGATCGTCGAGGGCACCCTCGCCAGCGTCGAGATGGAGGTCGAGACGGCCATCTCGCGGACGTCGCGCTCCCCGATGATCCGCGACGCGCACGACTTCCGCGCGGGTATCCACGACCGGCAGCTGCGCAAGCTCACCGGCCGCTCGTACTCCGCGCTCGTGCACCCGATCGTCCGCGACTTCCCGATCGACGAGATGAGGGAGGGGGACGTCTTCTTCCACAACGACGTCTACGAGTCGGAGGGCGGCATCGGCCACCTGCCCGACCTCTGTGTCACGGTGCCCGTCTTCTCGGGCGGTGAGGTCGTCGCCTTCGTCCAGGCGTTCGGGCACCACGACGACATCGGCGGCGCCGTGCCCGGCTCGATGCCCTCCAACGCCCGCAGCGTCTTCGAGGAGGGCCTGTCGGTCCCGCCGATCCGCCTCTGGGACGCCGGCGTCCCCAACCAGGCTGCGCTGCGCATCATGACCCGCAACTCCCGGATGCCGGACTCGCTCGCCGCGGACCTCGACGCCGAGTGCTCGGCGTGCCTCATGGGGGCGCGGCGGCTCTCGGAGCTCTTCGAGCGGTACGGCCGCGGGACCGTCGAGGCCGCGTTCGACGCGATCCTCGACAAGACGACGGAGACCTACCGCCGCGAGATCCTCTCGAAGATCCCCGACGGGACGTACATCTGGGAGGACTACGCCGAGCACGACGGCGTCGACGAGCCCCAGCTGCACACCCAGCGGATCACGCTGACCAAGACGAGCGAGGACGGCGGGAAGATCCTCATCGACTTCACCGGGACCGGCCCACAGGCCAAGGGACCGATCAACCACTGCGGTGACTACGTCGGCGGGAACTTCCTCAAGAAGTGGCTCGCGCCGATCCTGCGCAACCTCGCCGACACCCCCGAGCGGATGGCCGAGCTCGACGTCAACGAAGGAGTCGTCCCACTCATCGAGATGCGGTTCCCGCCGAAGGGAACGCTCCTCACCCCGATCTATCCCGCGCCGACCAACGCGCGCACCTTCGTCATCCTCCGTCTGCTCGGTGTCCTGGCCGGCGTCGTGGCCAAGGCCGTCGACGGGCGCATGCCGGCGGACCAGGAGACGATCCGCTACACCGGCGTCTACGGCAAGGACCGGGACGGGAACGACTACCTCATGCGCGAGGTCCTCGGCGGCGGGTCTGGCGGCCGCTACTACGCCGACGGTGAGGACACGATCCACGTCGTCCCCGACTCGCGCAACCTGCCCACGGAGTTCACCGAGAGCCGGTTCCACTTCGTCGTCGAGCGACTGGGCCTGGCCGTCGACTCCGGGGGCGCCGGGCGCCATCGCGGCGGGCTCGGCTACGAGAAGCACATCCGGATGCTGCGCGACGCGAGCTTCATGTCCATCGCCGACCGCTCCATCCTCGCGTGCTGGGGGGTCAAGGGCGGCAAGGCCGGGCGTCCGTTCGAGGTGACCGTCGACGTGGGTGGCCCGACCGAGCGGGTCGTCGACGCCCTGGCCAACGACGAGCCGGTGCTGGCCGGCCAGACCATCCGGATCCGCACCACCGGCGGTGGCGGGTGGGGCGACCCCCTGGAACGCCCCTACGCCGAGGTGGAGCGCGACCTGCGCTGGGGCAAGGTGTCGTTCGCGGGCGCGAGGGCGGACTACGGGGTCGTCGCGTCCGGCGACAAGGACGCGCTCGTCATCGACGCGGCAGCGTCCGACGCGCTGCGCGCCGAGCTGCGCGCCGCACGTGACGCGGATCCGCAGCCGTTCTTCGACCGTGGGCCCGGCTATGCCCGGCTGGCCGCCGGGGCCCGGGCCGCGGAGTGCGACTGGCTGTGA